A stretch of Phoenix dactylifera cultivar Barhee BC4 chromosome 16, palm_55x_up_171113_PBpolish2nd_filt_p, whole genome shotgun sequence DNA encodes these proteins:
- the LOC103700923 gene encoding uncharacterized protein LOC103700923: MATHIIRRSIHAFFQSYHSFASIATLFVFPVSASLLLSQALVTSSSVILPSISSRLESLFQAAGFPATQFFSLVRLKISQTIFSFTLTLPFTVTFLLLAKASIIEVIREFPSRSHAPPPFSSFLHLYRSLLPTHLFNSLVILSANATIFSLLFLVFNAVDVIGFSSSNSLLFLSAAAAVLYSVIVANATVICNLAIIVSAMENSSGCLPVLKACMLIRGRVMTALTLALPPNLGMAAIEALFHYRVVRPYHLSKFSLSVIWEAFSITYMHSLVIILEIIMSCAFFRSCKLECHTNLENKSYYKTELEPEEKGAPQV; the protein is encoded by the coding sequence ATGGCCACACATATCATAAGAAGATCCATTCATGCCTTCTTCCAGAGCTACCACTCCTTCGCCTCCATCGCCACCCTTTTCGTCTTCCCGGTCTCGGCTTCCCTTCTTCTCTCCCAAGCACTCGTCACCTCTTCCTCTGTCATCCTGCCGAGCATCTCTTCTCGCCTCGAATCATTGTTCCAAGCTGCGGGCTTTCCTGCAACCCAATTCTTTTCTCTTGTCCGACTCAAGATCTCTCAAACTATCTTCTCCTTCACCCTCACACTCCCCTTCACCGTCACCTTCCTACTCCTAGCCAAAGCATCCATCATTGAAGTCATTCGTGAATTCCCCAGCCGCAGTCATGCTCCTCCTCCATTCTCTTCTTTCCTCCACCTCTATCGCTCGCTCCTACCGACTCATCTCTTCAACTCTCTTGTCATCCTCTCAGCCAATGCCACCATATTTTCCCTCTTATTCCTTGTCTTCAATGCTGTGGATGTCATTGGCTTCTCCTCGAGCAattccctcctcttcctctctgcaGCTGCTGCTGTTCTCTATTCGGTGATCGTCGCCAATGCAACAGTAATCTGCAACCTGGCAATTATAGTGTCGGCAATGGAGAATAGCAGCGGCTGCCTCCCAGTCCTCAAGGCATGCATGCTCATCAGAGGCAGGGTCATGACTGCATTAACCCTGGCCTTGCCTCCCAATCTGGGGATGGCTGCTATCGAAGCTTTGTTTCACTACAGGGTTGTGAGGCCATACCATCTGTCAAAATTCAGCCTGTCGGTTATCTGGGAGGCCTTCTCAATCACTTACATGCATTCCCTCGTCATCATTCTTGAGATCATCATGAGCTGCGCATTCTTCAGGAGCTGCAAGTTGGAGTGCCACACAAATCTGGAGAATAAAAGTTATTACAAAACAGAATTGGAACCAGAAGAGAAAGGTGCTCCACAAGTCTGA